The Streptomyces sp. NBC_00670 genome window below encodes:
- a CDS encoding ATP-binding cassette domain-containing protein has protein sequence MPGAIYAEGLVKTFGDVRALDGVDLDVPEGTVLGLLGPNGAGKTTAVRCLTTLLRPDSGKAVVAGIDVVRNPDAVRRSVGLSGQFAAVDEYLTGRENLQMVGQLYQMKAKAAKARAGELLEQFHLAEAGDRPAKTYSGGMRRRLDLAAALVVSPPVMFMDEPTTGLDPRNRQQLWEVIKQLVSGGTTLLLTTQYLEEADHLAHDIAVVDHGRVIARGTSDQLKARTGGERVEVVVHERDHLTTASEVLHGFGKGEVTTDEHIRRLTVPVTGGAKLLAEVIRELDARGIEIDDIGLRRPTLDDVFLSLTGHTAEEEAGEEAGDAGGQGGTDGARSRSTRRKEATK, from the coding sequence ATGCCAGGCGCCATCTATGCCGAGGGGCTGGTCAAGACCTTCGGTGACGTAAGAGCTCTGGACGGCGTCGACCTCGATGTCCCGGAAGGCACCGTCCTGGGGCTGCTCGGGCCGAACGGCGCGGGCAAGACCACCGCGGTCCGCTGCCTCACGACCCTGCTGCGCCCCGACAGCGGCAAGGCGGTCGTCGCGGGCATCGACGTGGTCAGGAACCCCGACGCGGTCCGCCGCTCGGTCGGCCTGTCCGGTCAGTTCGCCGCGGTCGACGAGTATCTGACCGGCCGGGAGAACCTCCAGATGGTCGGCCAGCTCTACCAGATGAAGGCCAAGGCGGCCAAGGCGCGGGCCGGGGAGCTGCTGGAGCAGTTCCATCTCGCCGAGGCCGGCGACCGCCCCGCGAAGACGTACTCGGGCGGCATGCGCCGCCGGCTCGACCTCGCCGCCGCGCTGGTCGTCTCGCCGCCCGTGATGTTCATGGACGAGCCCACCACGGGGCTCGACCCCCGCAACCGCCAGCAGCTCTGGGAGGTCATCAAACAGCTCGTCTCCGGCGGGACGACGCTGCTGCTGACCACCCAGTACCTGGAGGAGGCCGACCACCTCGCCCACGACATCGCGGTCGTCGACCACGGCCGGGTCATCGCCCGCGGCACCTCCGACCAGCTCAAGGCCCGCACCGGCGGCGAACGCGTCGAGGTCGTCGTGCACGAACGCGACCACCTGACCACCGCCTCCGAGGTGCTGCACGGCTTCGGCAAGGGCGAGGTCACCACCGACGAGCACATCCGCAGACTCACCGTCCCGGTCACCGGCGGCGCCAAGCTGCTCGCCGAGGTCATCCGCGAGCTGGACGCCCGCGGCATCGAGATCGACGACATCGGACTGCGCCGGCCCACCCTGGACGACGTCTTCCTCTCCCTGACCGGCCACACGGCCGAGGAGGAGGCGGGCGAGGAGGCCGGCGACGCCGGCGGCCAGGGCGGAACCGACGGCGCCCGTTCCCGCAGCACCCGCAGGAAGGAAGCCACCAAGTGA
- a CDS encoding ABC transporter permease gives MSAATETAGTGAPLRTGSAIGQSVRDSLVVARRNLIRMARIPEMLIFGLIQPIMFVVLFTYVFGGSIQVGSSTSTQAYREFLMAGIFAQTVTFATAGAGAGIADDMHKGLIDRFRSLPMARGAVLTGRTLADLVQSALTLIVLAIVAVLVGWRTHENLGKVLAGFALLLLLGYAFSWIGALIGLSVRTPEAATSGGLIWLFPLTFISNAFVDANQMPTFLRHIAEWNPFSANVQACRELFGNLPPGFQASDAWPMQHPVWASLIWSVVIIVVFRTLAVRKYRSATA, from the coding sequence GTGAGCGCCGCCACCGAGACCGCGGGGACCGGAGCACCCCTGAGAACCGGCAGCGCGATCGGCCAGTCCGTCCGGGACTCGCTGGTCGTCGCCCGGAGAAACCTGATCCGCATGGCCCGGATCCCCGAGATGCTGATCTTCGGGCTGATCCAGCCGATCATGTTCGTGGTGCTGTTCACCTATGTGTTCGGCGGCTCGATCCAGGTCGGCTCGTCCACCTCCACGCAGGCCTACCGCGAGTTCCTGATGGCGGGGATCTTCGCCCAGACGGTGACGTTCGCGACCGCGGGCGCCGGTGCGGGCATCGCCGACGACATGCACAAGGGCCTCATCGACCGCTTCCGCTCGCTGCCCATGGCGCGCGGTGCGGTGCTGACCGGCCGCACCCTCGCCGATCTGGTGCAGTCGGCGCTCACGCTGATAGTGCTCGCGATCGTCGCCGTCCTCGTCGGCTGGCGCACGCACGAGAACCTCGGCAAGGTGCTCGCCGGGTTCGCCCTGCTGCTCCTGCTGGGCTACGCGTTCTCCTGGATCGGCGCGCTCATCGGCCTGTCCGTGCGCACCCCCGAGGCGGCCACCTCCGGCGGGCTCATCTGGCTCTTCCCGCTGACGTTCATCTCGAACGCCTTCGTGGACGCCAACCAGATGCCGACCTTCCTGCGGCACATCGCGGAGTGGAACCCGTTCAGCGCCAATGTGCAGGCCTGCCGTGAACTGTTCGGCAACCTGCCGCCGGGCTTCCAGGCGTCCGACGCCTGGCCGATGCAGCACCCGGTGTGGGCGTCGCTGATCTGGTCCGTCGTCATCATCGTCGTCTTCCGCACGCTGGCGGTCCGCAAGTACCGCTCGGCGACGGCCTGA
- the greA gene encoding transcription elongation factor GreA — MTETSENVTWLTQEAYNKLKDELEYLTGPARTEIAAKIAAAREEGDLRENGGYHAAKEEQGKQELRVRQLTQLLEHAQVGEAQASADGAVGPGMVVTIAFDGDEDDTLSFLLASREYASADIETYSPQSPLGSGVIGHKVGEDAEYELPNGKKASVKILKAEPYQG, encoded by the coding sequence GTGACCGAGACCAGCGAGAACGTCACCTGGCTGACCCAGGAGGCGTACAACAAGCTCAAGGACGAGCTTGAGTACCTTACTGGTCCTGCGCGCACCGAGATCGCCGCGAAGATCGCGGCCGCGCGTGAGGAGGGGGACCTGCGGGAGAACGGCGGGTACCACGCGGCCAAGGAGGAGCAGGGCAAGCAGGAGCTCCGGGTGCGCCAGCTGACCCAGCTCCTGGAGCACGCCCAGGTCGGCGAGGCCCAGGCCTCCGCGGACGGCGCCGTCGGCCCCGGCATGGTCGTGACCATCGCCTTCGACGGCGACGAGGACGACACCCTGTCCTTCCTGCTCGCCTCCCGCGAGTACGCCAGTGCCGACATCGAGACCTACTCCCCCCAGTCCCCGCTGGGCTCCGGTGTGATCGGCCACAAGGTCGGCGAGGACGCGGAGTACGAACTGCCGAACGGCAAGAAGGCCTCCGTGAAGATCCTCAAGGCCGAGCCGTACCAGGGCTGA
- a CDS encoding DUF4307 domain-containing protein, whose product MSTASTRLPEGRYGRPADERADHKLKIIGIVLGVALLALVGWLGYHYVGQNEISGQVITFQAVSDEKVQAHLEVRKDADANGYCTLRSQSADGTEVGRADFRFDGNETRIDRVVTLRTTAKGSTAELLGCHAG is encoded by the coding sequence ATGAGTACGGCGAGCACGCGACTCCCCGAGGGCCGTTACGGCCGCCCCGCGGACGAACGCGCCGACCACAAGCTCAAGATCATCGGCATTGTGCTGGGTGTGGCGCTGCTCGCCCTGGTCGGCTGGCTCGGCTACCACTACGTCGGGCAGAACGAGATCAGCGGCCAGGTGATCACCTTCCAGGCCGTCTCGGACGAGAAGGTGCAGGCGCATCTGGAGGTGCGCAAGGACGCGGACGCGAACGGCTACTGCACGCTGCGCTCCCAGTCCGCCGACGGCACGGAGGTCGGCCGCGCCGACTTCCGCTTCGACGGGAACGAGACCCGGATCGACCGCGTCGTCACGCTCCGGACGACGGCCAAGGGATCCACCGCGGAGCTCCTCGGCTGCCACGCCGGCTGA
- the mca gene encoding mycothiol conjugate amidase Mca → MTDQLRLMAVHAHPDDESSKGAATMAKYVSEGVDVLVVTCTGGERGSILNPKLQGDAYIEEHIHEVRKKEMDEARGILGIKQEWLGFVDSGLPEGDPLPPLPEGCFALEDVDKAAGELVRQIRSFRPQVITTYDENGGYPHPDHIMTHKITMVAFEGAADTEKYPEAEYGPAYQPVKLYYNQGFNRQRTEALHKAMLDRGMESPYGDWLKRWAENARPERTLTTHVPCADFFEIRDKALIAHATQIDPDGGWFRVPMDLQKEVWPTEEYELAKSLVDTSLPEDDLFAGVR, encoded by the coding sequence TTGACTGACCAGCTGCGACTGATGGCCGTGCACGCCCACCCCGACGACGAGTCGAGCAAGGGTGCGGCGACCATGGCGAAGTACGTGTCCGAGGGGGTGGACGTGCTGGTCGTGACCTGCACGGGCGGCGAGCGCGGCTCCATCCTCAACCCCAAGCTCCAGGGGGACGCGTACATCGAGGAGCACATCCACGAGGTGCGCAAGAAGGAGATGGACGAGGCCCGCGGGATCCTCGGCATCAAGCAGGAGTGGCTCGGCTTCGTCGACTCCGGCCTGCCCGAGGGCGACCCGCTGCCCCCGCTGCCCGAGGGCTGCTTCGCTTTGGAGGACGTCGACAAGGCGGCCGGCGAGCTGGTGCGGCAGATCCGGTCGTTCCGCCCGCAGGTCATCACGACGTACGACGAGAACGGGGGCTATCCGCACCCCGACCACATCATGACGCACAAGATCACGATGGTGGCGTTCGAGGGCGCGGCGGACACCGAGAAGTACCCCGAGGCCGAGTACGGCCCGGCGTACCAGCCGGTGAAGCTCTACTACAACCAGGGCTTCAACCGGCAGCGCACCGAGGCGCTGCACAAGGCGATGCTCGACCGGGGCATGGAGTCGCCGTACGGGGACTGGCTGAAGCGGTGGGCGGAGAACGCGCGCCCGGAGCGGACGCTGACCACGCATGTGCCGTGCGCGGACTTCTTCGAGATCCGGGACAAGGCGCTGATCGCGCACGCGACGCAGATCGATCCGGACGGGGGGTGGTTCCGGGTGCCGATGGATCTCCAGAAGGAGGTCTGGCCGACGGAGGAGTACGAGCTGGCGAAGTCGCTCGTGGACACGTCGCTGCCGGAGGACGACCTGTTCGCGGGCGTGCGGTAG
- a CDS encoding tetratricopeptide repeat protein: MREAHRADAERLLARAVEEEVRRSGGRTDGGVLLSRARTALDAMAGSAAEEYEAYTRALDDAEAGRQTFAQRYAKAGAGTALMVAGVAALAAVVSDVALGTGTGTAFGAGVAVGVVGAAATVVKVGAAHVPAAHHQAGALGQPGGPEQLRLQWLTALEVRGIRPFLDQQRVLAASTGPATRTAPRLRGSDKSAAARSRNVLAQSFGQLPEPVDRFAGRRTELARIAQWVHAARASTETRPTVVVLHGDPGAGRTSLALRAAHDLRDQFRGACVVDLRGDSPEEPPLSTREALLHMLNRLGAPREQLLFRERSAPDQQVKRLGELYDRHLTGLPVTIVLDDAHDVAQVRALVPEHSESLILVTAREPLALPPDLSAWVHELPVRPLDAAGAEELLKTSAQETSGPYDAESAERIRELCGGLPLALRLAGSSLGPRTPQRLAADLGAYGPVEPVERALWLRYTDQPDGARRLLRRLALAGRASLGAAAAASLLATDEQEAARHLTALARAGLLDHVRGDRYRLHDLVRAFAAARLADEEEPAERTAAQERLIANYAELADSVLRLVDGNMSTRSDRFGSHGFVSLDAALHWLDDESSFITAALRHAEGVDQAAVLNLLGALCDYCLLRGDLYRLGEISELAQSVDQGLLVRSVQWRTGIAARQLGELDRARTTLTSVVDLYLEAHHDAGAARALCSLGITLHHQGQLAQAAAKLREAMDLQAAPELAADRAWTMHALAAVERDRSRLAEALELLDEALTLHRRNDSVHGEAWTHYQLGQLALRMGDAHRAEAELRAALDLYGRTRDGRGEAWALTQLARTLLVGGEAAQAVDALRRAAVRHRENEDARGEAWTVYYLGQALEETGDLDRAVRELERSRTMFSRMRDVYGLACARHHSARVTRDQRAAQTGSLRNSGFARQLLVDARADFQRIGVAHGEAWTCLELAVVDAGNARPQAALGLCDEALGLFTSYGDRRGEDWARFLRCTLLPYAAPGGLEVGTAVAQEELSQLARAAHPLRDPKLDDYVSAYQLLLERGVSLETAWQAWPLGMVPDRHAREVMGVPVPTPH; the protein is encoded by the coding sequence ATGCGGGAGGCGCATCGCGCGGATGCGGAGCGGTTGTTGGCCCGGGCCGTGGAGGAGGAGGTGCGCCGCTCCGGCGGCCGCACGGACGGCGGTGTCCTGCTGTCCCGCGCCCGCACCGCGCTGGACGCGATGGCGGGGTCGGCCGCCGAGGAGTACGAGGCCTACACCCGCGCCCTGGACGACGCGGAGGCCGGCCGGCAGACGTTCGCCCAGCGGTACGCCAAGGCGGGCGCCGGCACCGCTCTGATGGTCGCGGGCGTCGCCGCGCTGGCCGCCGTCGTCTCCGACGTCGCCCTCGGCACGGGCACCGGCACCGCGTTCGGCGCGGGCGTCGCCGTCGGGGTCGTCGGGGCCGCCGCCACCGTCGTGAAGGTGGGCGCCGCCCACGTGCCCGCCGCCCACCACCAGGCGGGCGCCCTCGGCCAGCCCGGCGGCCCGGAACAGCTCCGGCTCCAGTGGCTCACCGCGCTGGAGGTGCGCGGCATCCGCCCCTTCCTCGACCAGCAGCGCGTGCTCGCCGCCTCCACCGGGCCGGCCACCAGGACCGCGCCCCGGCTGCGCGGCAGCGACAAGAGCGCCGCCGCCCGCAGCCGCAACGTGCTCGCCCAGTCGTTCGGACAGCTGCCCGAGCCCGTCGACCGGTTCGCGGGCCGGCGCACGGAGCTCGCGCGGATCGCGCAGTGGGTGCACGCGGCCCGCGCGAGCACCGAGACCCGGCCCACCGTGGTCGTCCTGCACGGCGACCCCGGCGCGGGCCGCACCTCGCTGGCGCTGCGCGCCGCGCACGACCTGCGCGACCAGTTCCGCGGCGCGTGCGTCGTCGACCTGCGCGGCGACAGCCCCGAGGAGCCGCCGCTGTCCACCCGGGAGGCGCTGCTGCACATGCTCAACCGGCTCGGCGCGCCCCGCGAGCAGTTGCTGTTCCGGGAGCGCTCGGCGCCGGACCAGCAGGTCAAGCGGCTGGGCGAGCTGTACGACCGCCATCTGACGGGCCTGCCGGTGACGATCGTCCTGGACGACGCGCATGACGTGGCGCAGGTCCGCGCGCTGGTCCCGGAGCACTCCGAGAGCCTCATCCTCGTCACCGCCCGGGAACCGCTGGCGCTGCCGCCGGACCTGTCCGCGTGGGTGCACGAGCTGCCCGTACGACCGCTGGACGCGGCCGGTGCGGAGGAACTGCTGAAGACGTCCGCGCAGGAGACCTCCGGCCCGTACGACGCCGAGTCGGCGGAGCGGATCCGGGAGCTGTGCGGCGGGCTGCCGCTGGCGCTGCGGCTGGCCGGCTCCTCGCTGGGGCCGCGCACCCCGCAGCGGCTCGCCGCGGACCTGGGCGCGTACGGGCCGGTCGAGCCGGTGGAGCGGGCGCTGTGGCTGCGCTACACCGACCAGCCCGACGGCGCCCGCCGGCTGCTGCGCCGGCTGGCGCTCGCGGGCCGGGCCTCGCTGGGCGCCGCGGCGGCCGCGTCCCTGCTGGCGACGGACGAGCAGGAGGCGGCCCGGCACCTCACCGCGCTGGCCCGGGCCGGTCTGCTCGACCACGTCCGCGGCGACCGCTACCGGCTGCACGACCTCGTACGGGCGTTCGCCGCGGCCCGGCTGGCCGACGAGGAGGAACCCGCCGAGCGGACGGCGGCGCAGGAGCGGCTGATCGCCAACTACGCGGAGCTGGCCGACTCGGTGCTGCGGCTGGTCGACGGCAACATGTCGACCCGCTCCGACCGCTTCGGCTCGCACGGCTTCGTCTCGCTGGACGCGGCCCTGCACTGGCTGGACGACGAGTCGAGCTTCATCACCGCCGCCCTGCGGCACGCCGAGGGCGTCGACCAGGCGGCGGTGCTGAACCTGCTCGGCGCGCTGTGCGACTACTGCCTGCTGCGCGGCGACCTCTACCGGCTGGGCGAGATCAGCGAGCTGGCGCAGTCGGTGGACCAGGGGCTGCTGGTGCGGTCCGTGCAGTGGCGCACCGGCATCGCCGCACGTCAGCTCGGCGAACTGGACCGGGCCCGGACCACCCTGACATCGGTCGTGGACCTCTATCTGGAGGCCCACCACGACGCCGGCGCGGCGCGGGCGCTGTGCTCGCTCGGCATCACGCTGCACCACCAGGGGCAGCTCGCGCAGGCGGCGGCGAAGCTGCGGGAGGCGATGGACCTCCAGGCGGCGCCGGAACTGGCGGCGGACCGGGCCTGGACGATGCACGCGCTGGCGGCGGTGGAACGCGACCGATCCCGGCTGGCCGAGGCGCTGGAACTCCTCGACGAGGCGCTCACGCTGCACCGGCGCAACGACTCCGTGCACGGCGAGGCCTGGACCCACTACCAGCTCGGCCAGCTCGCCCTGCGGATGGGCGACGCGCACCGCGCCGAGGCGGAGCTGCGGGCCGCCCTCGACCTGTACGGCCGCACGCGCGACGGCCGCGGCGAGGCCTGGGCGCTGACCCAGCTCGCGCGGACACTGCTGGTCGGCGGCGAGGCCGCGCAGGCGGTGGACGCGCTGCGCCGGGCGGCCGTACGGCACCGGGAGAACGAGGACGCGCGGGGCGAGGCGTGGACCGTGTACTACCTGGGCCAGGCGCTGGAGGAGACCGGCGACCTGGACCGGGCGGTGCGCGAGCTGGAGCGCTCGCGCACGATGTTCTCCCGGATGCGGGACGTGTACGGGCTGGCGTGCGCGCGGCACCACTCGGCGCGGGTCACCCGCGACCAGCGGGCCGCGCAGACCGGTTCGCTGCGCAACTCCGGTTTTGCCCGGCAGCTCCTCGTCGACGCCCGGGCCGACTTCCAGCGCATCGGGGTGGCGCACGGCGAGGCGTGGACGTGCCTGGAGCTTGCGGTGGTCGACGCGGGCAACGCACGGCCCCAGGCCGCGCTCGGGCTGTGCGACGAGGCGCTCGGCCTGTTCACGTCGTACGGGGACCGGCGGGGCGAGGACTGGGCCCGCTTCCTGCGCTGCACGCTGCTGCCGTACGCCGCGCCGGGCGGGCTGGAGGTCGGCACGGCGGTGGCCCAGGAGGAACTCTCCCAGCTCGCCCGCGCCGCCCACCCCCTGCGCGACCCGAAGCTGGACGACTACGTCTCCGCGTACCAACTCCTCCTGGAACGCGGAGTCAGCCTGGAGACGGCCTGGCAGGCCTGGCCCCTGGGCATGGTCCCCGACCGCCACGCACGGGAGGTCATGGGCGTACCTGTGCCCACGCCCCACTAG
- a CDS encoding MarR family winged helix-turn-helix transcriptional regulator, translating into MSSAQDMSSTGGTGEAEDDLQAPARLRALTSWQANKVSTVGARMTVRHMPLTARADFAVLAALEEYGPLSQADLGRRLGLDRNDVSGIVKRLESGGHVDRRADPEDRRRNVVTVNRAGLHYLDEIQSHADQAQAELLAGLDADERRQLHALLEKTLGAHGHEPA; encoded by the coding sequence ATGAGCAGCGCTCAGGACATGAGCAGCACTGGAGGGACGGGCGAGGCGGAGGACGACCTCCAGGCGCCGGCACGACTGCGGGCACTCACCAGCTGGCAGGCCAACAAGGTGTCCACGGTCGGAGCGCGCATGACGGTGCGGCACATGCCGCTGACCGCACGCGCCGACTTCGCCGTCCTGGCCGCCCTGGAGGAGTACGGCCCGCTCAGCCAGGCCGATCTCGGCAGGCGGCTCGGCCTGGACCGCAACGACGTCAGCGGCATCGTGAAGCGCCTCGAGTCCGGGGGCCATGTCGACCGTCGCGCCGACCCGGAGGACCGACGCCGCAATGTCGTCACTGTGAACCGGGCGGGCCTGCACTACCTCGACGAGATCCAGTCCCACGCGGACCAGGCCCAGGCCGAACTGCTGGCAGGACTGGACGCCGACGAGCGTCGGCAGCTCCACGCCCTCCTGGAGAAAACCCTTGGGGCACACGGGCATGAGCCCGCCTGA
- a CDS encoding SDR family oxidoreductase, with protein sequence MSDHTSLPDLSERRVLIPGGTGGVGEGAVRAYLAAGAQVVVPTRSQERAEEFSALLGEAATGRLHLFEFDYTTFAGAETLVATMAERLGGVDDVVAPIGGWWHGKQLWEIDETDWRSAFVDLATAHMAVLRAALPRMTDQGAYSVVVGQSARFPVPGSGLVSMEQTTLLMMQQVLAAELQGAKRVFLLELGPVATRFVETPDPAQVTSAQIGAVAVAASASTQPGRQVQLHDSAQAEAALVSFGTLGATA encoded by the coding sequence ATGTCCGACCACACTTCGCTCCCCGACCTCTCCGAACGGCGCGTCCTGATCCCCGGCGGTACCGGCGGAGTGGGGGAGGGCGCGGTGCGCGCCTACCTCGCCGCCGGCGCCCAGGTCGTGGTGCCCACACGCAGCCAGGAGCGCGCGGAGGAGTTCAGTGCCCTGCTCGGCGAGGCGGCGACCGGGCGTCTGCACCTGTTCGAGTTCGACTACACGACCTTCGCGGGCGCCGAGACGCTCGTCGCGACCATGGCCGAACGCCTCGGCGGCGTGGACGACGTCGTCGCCCCGATCGGCGGCTGGTGGCACGGCAAGCAGTTGTGGGAGATCGACGAGACGGACTGGCGGTCCGCCTTCGTGGACCTGGCGACCGCGCACATGGCCGTGCTGCGCGCCGCCCTGCCCCGGATGACGGACCAGGGCGCGTACTCGGTGGTCGTGGGCCAGTCCGCCCGCTTCCCGGTCCCCGGCAGCGGGCTGGTGAGCATGGAACAGACCACGCTCCTGATGATGCAGCAGGTGCTCGCCGCCGAACTGCAGGGCGCCAAGCGGGTGTTCCTGCTCGAACTCGGCCCCGTGGCCACCCGCTTCGTCGAAACCCCAGACCCTGCCCAGGTGACATCCGCGCAGATCGGCGCCGTCGCCGTCGCCGCCTCCGCCTCGACGCAACCCGGCCGCCAGGTGCAGTTGCACGACTCGGCTCAGGCCGAGGCCGCCCTTGTCTCCTTCGGGACTCTCGGAGCCACCGCGTGA
- a CDS encoding MBL fold metallo-hydrolase: MNAIGPTYEVLVSETVPLALPDLLPDGGARTWAPVSTTLILGRDEAVLVDPPLTAAQADVVAERVRAGGRKLTYIFSTHAHGDHWFSAASIAERFPGAQVVATASTIEQMHRAARTRAGFWDRILPGQIPDSPVTATAVEELGNRILLEGHELRVIEVGHSDTDDTSVLHVPDLGLVVAGDVVYDGVHQYLVESRDGGLDAWRHAIDAVEALGARDLVAGHKNRDHDDNAERQILGTRRYLDDAEELLKAEPTARGFYEAMAQRYPDHLNRSSLWGSGQALYAGHS; encoded by the coding sequence GTGAACGCCATCGGTCCGACCTACGAGGTCCTGGTCTCCGAGACCGTCCCGCTCGCCCTTCCGGATCTCCTGCCGGACGGGGGCGCCCGCACCTGGGCGCCGGTCTCCACGACGCTCATCCTCGGCCGCGACGAGGCGGTTCTCGTCGACCCACCGCTCACCGCCGCCCAGGCGGACGTCGTCGCGGAGCGGGTGCGGGCCGGCGGCAGGAAGCTGACCTACATCTTCTCCACCCACGCGCACGGCGACCACTGGTTCAGCGCTGCGAGCATCGCCGAACGGTTCCCCGGCGCCCAGGTGGTGGCAACGGCGTCCACCATCGAGCAGATGCACCGCGCCGCCCGGACGCGCGCGGGATTCTGGGACCGCATCCTGCCCGGACAGATCCCGGACTCGCCCGTCACCGCCACCGCCGTCGAGGAACTCGGCAACCGGATCCTCCTCGAAGGGCACGAGCTGCGTGTCATCGAGGTCGGGCACAGCGACACCGACGACACCAGCGTGCTGCACGTCCCCGACCTCGGCCTCGTCGTCGCCGGTGACGTCGTCTACGACGGGGTCCACCAGTACCTCGTCGAATCCCGTGACGGAGGCCTCGACGCATGGCGTCACGCCATCGACGCGGTCGAGGCACTGGGCGCGCGCGACCTCGTCGCAGGCCACAAGAACCGGGACCACGACGACAACGCCGAGCGACAGATCCTCGGGACCCGTCGCTACCTCGACGACGCCGAGGAACTGCTCAAGGCGGAGCCGACGGCGCGGGGCTTCTACGAGGCCATGGCCCAGCGGTATCCGGACCACCTCAACCGCAGCAGCCTCTGGGGCAGCGGCCAGGCCCTGTACGCAGGCCACAGCTGA